In Syngnathus acus chromosome 21, fSynAcu1.2, whole genome shotgun sequence, one genomic interval encodes:
- the usp9 gene encoding probable ubiquitin carboxyl-terminal hydrolase FAF-X isoform X4, giving the protein MTATTRGSPVGGNDSQGQAPDAQSQPPLPQNQTSSPNSSNENSPVSPPSEHGQGDGPPQLEEEEPAFPHTDLAKLDDMINRPRWVVPVLPKGELEVLLEAAIDLSKKGLDVKCEACQRFFRDGLTISFTKILTDEAVSGWKFEIHRCIITNTHRLVELCVAKLSQDWFPLLELLAMATNPHCKFHIYNGTRPSETVPAVAQLADDDLFARPPDPRSPKGWLVDLINKFGTLNGFQMLHDRFMSGEALNVQIIAALIKPFGQCYEFLTLHTVKKYFLPVIEMVPQFLENLTDEELKKEAKNEAKNDALSMIIKSLKSLASRVPGQEETVKNLEIFRLKMILRLLQISSFNGKMNALNEVNKVISSVSYYTHRHNPEEDEWLTAERMAEWIQQNHILSIVLRDSLHQPQYVEKLEKILRFVIKEKALTMQDLDNIWAAQAGKHEAIVKNVHDLLAKLAWDFSPEQLDHLFDCFKASWTNASKKQREKLLELIRRLAEDDKDGVMAHKVLNLLWNLAHSDDVPVDIMDQALSAHIKILDYSCSQDRDTQKIQWIDRFIEELRTNDKWVIPALKQIREICSLFGEAPQNLSQTQRNPHVFYRHDLINQLQNNHALVTLVAENLSAYMETMRQFSKEEQAEFDPQIVRPGSRYSHVQEVQERLNFLRFLLKDGQLWLCAPQAKQIWKCLAETAVFLCDREACFKWYSKLMGDEPDLDPDINKDFFENNVLQLDPSLLTENGMKCFERFFKAVNCREGKLVAKRRAYMMDDLELIGLDYLWRVVIQGSDDIASRAIDLLKEIYTNLGPKLQVNQVEIHEDFIQSCFDRLKASYDTLCVLDGDKDSINCARQEAIRMVRVLTVLKEYINECDSDYHEERTILPMSRAFRGKHITLIVRFPNQGRQVDDLDIWSHTNDTIGSVRRGILNRIKANAAHTKIELFIGGEVVDPADDRKLIGQLNLKDKTLITAKLTQVSTNMPSSPESSSDSSTGSPGNHGNHYGDGPNPEVESCLPGVIMSLHTRYISFLWQVADLGCQLNMPLLRDGARVLMKLMPPDNKTVENLRAVCLDHAKLGENSLSPSLDSRFFGPSPSQVLYLIEVVYALLMPASAALGEDASDFQYNFLKSGGLPLVLSMLTRNNFLPSADMETRRGAYLNALKIAKLLLTAVGFGHVKAVAEACQPTAEGNIPVSPINQATHDQALVLQSALQNIPNPASECMLRNVAIRLAQQISDENFFQTSKSIPDICVIREVQKIVWASGCGTVQLVFSSNEDISKIYEKTNAAKEPDEEDEQVCCEALEVMTLCFALMPTALDTLSKERAWQTFIIDLLLHCHSKSVRQMAQEQFFLMATRCCMGHRPLLFFITLLFTVLGTTAKERAKHAGDYFTLLRHLLNYAYNSNINLPNAEVLLNNEIDWLKRIRDEVKRTGETGVEETILEGHIGVTKELLAFQTPEKKYYIGCEKGGANLIKELIDDFIFPASNVYLQYMKSGEFPTEQAIPVCSAPASINAGFELLVALAVGCFRNLKQIVDTLTDMYYLGGETLTEWEYLPPVGPRPNKGFVGLKNAGATCYMNSVIQQLYMIPPIRHGILAIEGTGTDVDDDMSGDEKQENETNVDPRDEVFSYHHQFDDKPASKAEDRKEYNIGVLRHLQVIFGHLAASRLQYYVPRGFWKQFRLWGEPVNLREQHDALEFFNSLVDSLDEALKALGHPAMLSKVLGGSFADQKICQGCPHRYECEESFTTLNVDIRNHQNLLDSMEQYVKGDLLEGANAYHCEKCNKKVDTVKRLLIKKLPPVLAIQLKRFDYDWERECAIKFNDYFEFPRELDMEPYTVAGVAKIEGDDVNPESQVIQQNEPSEPTPVGSSKYRLVGVLVHSGQASGGHYYSYIIQRNGGDGEKNRWYKFDDGDVTECKMDDEEEMKNQCFGGEYMGEVFDHMIKRMSYRRQKRWWNAYILFYERMDSLDKDSELVKYISELTISTAKPHQVKMPGVIECSVRKQNVQFMHNRMQYSLEYFQFIKKLLTCNSVYLNPPPGQDHLLPEAEEIAMISAQLAARVLFSTGFHTKKVVRGPASDWYDALCILLRHSKNVRYWFAHNVLFAYPNRFSEYLLECPSAEVRGAFAKLIVFIAHFLLQDGPCPSPTASPGTSAQGCDNLSLSDHLLRAVLNLLRREVSEHGRHLQQYFNLFVMYANLGLAEKTQLLKLNVPATFMLVALDEGPGPPIKYQYAELGKLYTVVSQLVRCCDVSLRMQSSINGNPPLPNPYGDTNLTAPVMLVQQLVAEILFVRTSYVKKIIEDCSNSEETVKLLRFSCWENPQFSSTVLSELLWQVAYSYNYELRPHLDLLLQILLIEDSWQTHRIHNVLKGIPDDRDGLFDTIQRSKNHYQKRAYQCIKCMVALFSNCSVAYQILQSNGDLKRKWTWAVEWLGDELERRPYSGNPQYTYNNWSPPVQSNETSNGYFLERSHSARMTLAKACELCPEEEPDEQEAPDDQDSSPPEDTSLYPHSPGTTQFQQNNHPHGQPYTGPAAQHMNNPQRPGPASAPPPGPTQAPTPVPAPGPGGPSPGPRAQENSESTEEIAPAPTPAPASTPAPALPKE; this is encoded by the exons ATGACGGCCACCACGCGTGGCTCTCCGGTGGGGGGCAATGACAGCCAGGGCCAGGCGCCTGATGCTCAGAGCCAACCTCCGTTGCCACAGAATCAG ACTTCGTCTCCTAACTCATCTAATGAGAATTCTCCAGTGAGCCCACCCAGCGAGCATGGACAAGGGGATGGACCTCcccagctggaggaggaggagcccgCCTTCCCCCACACTGACCTAGCCAAGCTAGATGACATGATCAACAG GCCTCGTTGGGTGGTTCCAGTTTTGCCAAAAGGAGAGTTAGAAGTCCTTTTGGAGGCTGCAATAGACCTCAGTAAAAAAG GACTGGATGTGAAGTGTGAGGCGTGTCAGAGGTTTTTCCGAGATGGTCTGACTATCTCGTTTACAAAGATTCTAACAGACGAGGCAGTCAGTGGCTGGAAGTTTGAGATTCAT CGGTGTATCATCACTAACACACACCGCTTGGTGGAGCTGTGTGTGGCAAAGCTCTCTCAGGACTGGTTCCCACTACTAGAGCTGCTGGCTATGGCCACCAACCCTCATTGCAAATTCCACATCTATAATGGCACGCGGCCCTCTGAGACCGTCCCTGCCGTAGCGCAGTTGGCCGATGATGACCTTTTCGCCAGACCACCCGACCCACGTTCGCCTAAG GGCTGGTTGGTGgacttaataaataaatttggcaCATTAAACGGGTTTCAAATGTTGCACGATCGCTTCATGAGCGGCGAAGCACTGAACGTCCAGATCATCGCTGCACTTATCAA GCCTTTTGGCCAGTGTTATGAGTTCCTCACCTTGCACACAGTGAAGAAATACTTCCTCCCTGTCATTGAAATGGTCCCCCAGTTCCTGGAGAACCTCACTGACGAGGAGCTTAAGAAAGAGGCCAAGAATGAAGCCAAAAACGACGCACTGTCCATGATAATCAAGTCTCTAAAGAGTCTTGCATCGCGCGTACCAGGGCAAGAGGAGACTGTGAAGAATTTAGAGATTTTTAGGTTAAAAATGATTCTTAG GTTATTGCAAATTTCTTCTTTTAATGGCAAAATGAATGCACTAAATGAAGTCAACAAAGTGATCTCCAGTGTGTCCTACTACACTCATCGGCACAACCCTGAGGAGGATGAATGGCTCACTGCAGAGCGCATGGCG GAGTGGATCCAGCAGAACCACATCCTTTCCATCGTCTTGAGGGACAGTTTGCACCAGCCTCAGTACGTCGAGAAACTGGAAAAGATCCTTCGCTTTGTTATCAAAGAGAAAGCTCTTACCATGCAGGATCTCGACAACATCTGGGCAGCACAG GCTGGGAAACATGAGGCTATTGTGAAAAATGTCCATGACCTCCTGGCCAAGCTAGCATGGGATTTTTCCCCTGAGCAGCTTGATCATCTATTTGACTGTTTCAAG GCAAGCTGGACGAACGCCAGCAAGAAACAGCGTGAGAAACTGCTGGAGCTTATCCGCCGCCTGGCCGAGGATGACAAGGACGGCGTGATGGCCCACAAGGTCCTCAATCTGCTGTGGAACCTGGCCCACAGCGATGATGTGCCTGTAGATATAATGGACCAAGCTCTGAGCGCTCACATCAAAATATTAGATTACAGCTGCTCACAG GACCGAGACACCCAGAAGATCCAGTGGATCGATCGCTTCATTGAGGAGTTGCGAACCAATGACAAATGGGTGATTCCCgccttgaaacaaatcagagAAATCTGTAGCCTTTTTGGAGAAGCGCCACAGAATTTAAG TCAAACCCAGAGGAATCCACATGTGTTTTACCGGCATGACCTTATCAACCAGCTGCAAAACAACCACGCTCTAGTTACGCTCGTGGCTGAGAACCTGTCGGCCTACATGGAGACAATGCGACAATTCTCCAAAG AAGAACAGGCAGAGTTTGACCCTCAGATAGTCCGACCAGGAAGCCGCTACAGCCATGTCCAGGAAGTGCAAGAACGACTTAACTTCCTGAG GTTCCTTCTTAAAGATGGCCAGCTGTGGCTCTGTGCCCCTCAGGCCAAGCAGATTTGGAAGTGTCTGGCTGAGACTGCAGTCTTCCTCTGTGACCGCGAGGCCTGCTTCAAATG GTACTCCAAACTTATGGGCGATGAACCCGACCTGGACCCAGACATCAACAAGGACTTCTTTGAGAATAATGTCCTGCAACTTGACCCGTCCCTGTTGACGGAGAATGGCATGAAGTGCTTCGAGAGGTTCTTTAAGGCCGTCAACTGCAGGGAGGGCAAACTGGTAGCCAAACGTAGGGCCTACATGATGGACGACCTGGAACTCATTGGCCTAGACTACCTTTGGAGG gtgGTAATTCAAGGAAGCGATGACATTGCGAGCAGAGCCATCGACTTGTTGAAGGAGATCTACACCAATCTTGGACCAAAATTACAAGTCAATCAG GTGGAAATTCATGAGGATTTTATCCAGTCGTGTTTTGACCGTCTGAAGGCCTCTTACGACACCCTGTGTGTGTTGGATGGAGATAAAGATAGCATAAACTGTGCCCGCCAGGAGGCAATCCGCATGGTGCGTGTTCTTACTGTGCTCAAGGAGTACATCAATGAATGTGACAGTGATTACCATGAAGAGAGGACCATCCTGCCCATGTCCAG AGCGTTCCGGGGAAAACATATCACGTTGATCGTGCGCTTCCCTAACCAGGGGCGCCAAGTGGATGACCTGGATATCTGGTCACACACCAATGACACAATTGGCTCTGTGCGCCGCGGCATCTTAAATCGCATCAAAGCGAACGCCGCACATACCAAGATAGAGCTCTTCATTGGAGGGGAGGTGGTTGACCCTGCTGATGACAGGAAGCTTATTGGACAACTGAACTTGAAAGACAAAACG CTGATCACAGCCAAGCTAACTCAGGTGAGCACCAACATGCCCTCCAGCCCGGAGAGCTCGTCCGACTCTTCCACCGGCTCACCAGGGAACCACGGCAACCACTATGGCGATGGGCCCAATCCTGAAGTGGAGAGCTGTCTTCCCGGCGTG ATCATGTCGCTGCACACGCGGTACATCTCCTTCCTGTGGCAGGTGGCTGACCTGGGCTGCCAACTCAACATGCCCCTACTTAGAGATGGAGCCAGAGTTCTCATGAAACTCATGCCTCCAG ATAACAAAACTGTGGAGAACCTGCGTGCTGTGTGTTTAGACCATGCCAAGCTCGGAGAAAACAGCCTCAGCCCTTCACTGGACTCCCGTTTCTTTGGCCCCTCACCCTCACAAGTGCTCTACCTCATTGAG GTTGTGTATGCTTTGCTGATGCCAGCCAGCGCCGCTTTGGGCGAGGATGCTAGTGACTTTCAGTACAACTTCCTGAAGAGCGGTGGCTTGCCACTGGTGTTGAGCATGCTCACCCGGAATAACTTCCTGCCGTCAGCCGACATGGAGACACGGCGCGGGGCTTACCTCAATGCACTGAAAATCGCCAAGCTCCTCCTCACTGCTGTAGGATTTGGTCATGTGAAAGCTGTGGCAGAGGCCTGCCAGCCCACCGCTGAGGGAAATATCCCCGTTTCCCCG ATTAATCAGGCCACTCACGATCAGGCTCTGGTGCTGCAGAGTGCCCTGCAAAACATTCCAAATCCTGCCTCAGAATGTATGCTGCGCAACGTAGCCATCCGCCTGGCACAGCAGATTTCTGATGAG AATTTCTTCCAGACATCAAAGTCTATTCCAGACATCTGTGTCATCAGAGAGGTACAGAAAATAGTGTGGGCCTCAGGCTGTGGCACGGTGCAGCTTGTCTTTAGTTCTAATGAAGATATCAGCAAGATATACGAGAAG ACGAACGCAGCTAAGGAGCCAGATGAAGAAGACGAGCAGGTGTGTTGCGAGGCCTTGGAAGTGATGACATTATGTTTTGCCTTGATGCCCACAGCCCTTGACACCCTCAGTAAGGAGAGGGCATGGCAAACCTTCATTATTGACTTGCTGCTACACTGCCACAGCAA ATCAGTGCGTCAGATGGCCCAGGAGCAGTTTTTCCTCATGGCAACCAGGTGTTGCATGGGCCACAGACccctccttttctttattaCCCTCCTTTTCACTGTTCTGGGG ACCACCGCTAAGGAGCGAGCTAAACACGCCGGGGACTACTTCACTTTGCTCCGGCATCTCTTGAACTATGCCTACAACAGCAACATCAACCTGCCAAATGCCGAGGTGCTGCTCAACAATGAGATTGACTGGCTCAAAAGGATAAGG GATGAAGTCAAGAGGACAGGCGAGACCGGTGTGGAAGAGACCATCTTGGAAGGCCACATTGGTGTCACCAAGGAGCTTCTTGCCTTCCAGACTCCTGAGAAGAAGTATTACATTGGCTGTGAGAAAGGAGGCGCTAACCTCATCAAG GAGCTGATTGACGACTTCATCTTCCCGGCGTCAAACGTTTACCTGCAGTACATGAAGAGTGGCGAGTTCCCCACGGAGCAGGCCATTCCAGTGTGCAGCGCCCCAGCCTCCATCAACGCTGGCTTTGAGCTCCTGGTCGCGCTTGCTGTCGGCTGTTTCCGCAACCTCAAGCAGATCGTCGACACGCTCACGGACATGTACTATTTGG GCGGTGAAACGTTAACAGAGTGGGAATACCTGCCTCCTGTGGGCCCACGGCCAAATAAAGGCTTTGTGGGTCTGAAGAACGCTGGGGCCACGTGTTACATGAACTCTGTAATTCAGCAGCTGTACATGATTCCTCCCATTCGCCACGGCATCCTGGCCATCGAGGGCACGGGAACCGATGTGGACGATGACATGTCAGGCGATGAGAAGCAGGAGAATGAG ACGAACGTGGATCCTCGTGATGAAGTGTTTAGCTATCACCACCAGTTTGACGATAAGCCTGCCAGTAAAGCAGAAGACCGGAAGGAGTACAACATTGGAGTTTTGCGTCACCTGCAGGTCATTTTTGGCCACCTGGCTGCTTCCAGACTGCAGTACTATGTCCCAAGAGGCTTTTGGAAGCAATTCAG GTTATGGGGTGAACCTGTGAATCTAAGGGAACAGCATGACGCTTTAGAGTTTTTCAATTCTTTGGTGGATAGTTTGGATGAAGCACTGAAGGCCTTGGGTCATCCCGCTATGCTTAGCAAAGTGCTAGGAGGCTCTTTTGCCGATCAGAAGATCTGTCAGGGATGCCCTCACAG ATATGAGTGTGAGGAGTCATTCACAACACTTAATGTAGACATCAGGAATCACCAGAACCTTTTGGACTCAATGGAGCAGTACGTCAAAGGAGATCTCCTTGAGGGAGCCAACGCATACCACTGTGAAAAGTGTAATAAGAAG GTGGACACAGTCAAGCGACTTCTGATCAAGAAGCTGCCGCCGGTCCTTGCTATCCAACTGAAGCGCTTTGACTATGATTGGGAGCGGGAATGTGCCATCAAGTTCAATGACTACTTTGAATTTCCGAGGGAGTTGGACATGGAGCCATACACAGTAGCGGGCGTGGCCAAGATTGAGGGCGATGACGTCAACCCGGAGAGCCAAGTGATCCAGCAGAACGAGCCCTCTGAACCCACCCCTGTGGGCAGCTCCAAGTACCGTTTGGTGGGGGTGCTGGTCCACTCGGGCCAGGCCAGCGGCGGACATTACTACTCGTACATCATCCAAAGAAATGGAGGCGATGGCGAAAAGAACCGCTGGTACAAGTTCGATGACGGCGACGTGACGGAATGCAAGATGGATGAcgaggaggagatgaagaaCCAGTGCTTTGGCGGCGAATACATGGGCGAGGTGTTTGATCACATGATCAAAAGGATGTCGTACCGAAGACAGAAACGATGGTGGAATGCCTACATCCTTTTCTATGAGCGTATGGACTCCCTAGACAAGGACAGTGAGCTTGTCAAGTACATCTCCGAGTTGACCATCTCCACTGCGAAGCCGCATCAGGTCAAGATGCCTGGTGTAATCGAGTGCAGCGTCCGCAAGCAGAACGTCCAATTTATGCACAACCGAATGCAATACAGCCTGGAATATTTCCAGTTCATTAAGAAACTTCTGACCTGTAACAGTGTCTATTTAAACCCTCCTCCAG GGCAAGACCACCTTCTGCCAGAGGCTGAGGAGATTGCTATGATCAGTGCTCAGCTGGCTGCTCGGGTCCTCTTTAGCACAGGCTTCCACACCAAGAAAGTAGTCAGGGGTCCTGCCAGTGATTG GTATGACGCCCTTTGCATCCTGCTGAGACATAGTAAGAATGTACGCTACTGGTTTGCACACAACGTCCTGTTTGCCTACCCCAACCGCTTCTCCGAGTACCTACTGGAGTGCCCGAGCGCTGAGGTGCGTGGCGCCTTTGCCAAGCTCATCGTTTTCATCGCTCACTTCTTGCTGCAAGACGGCCCCTGCCCCTCCCCCACTGCCTCGCCCGGAACATCTGCTCAG GGCTGTGATAACCTCAGTCTAAGTGACCACCTGTTAAGAGCTGTCCTCAACTTGCTCAGACGAGAGGTTTCCGAACACGGCCGTCACCTGCAACAGTACTTCAACCTCTTTGTCATGTATGCCAATCTGG GCTTGGCAGAAAAGACCCAGCTGCTAAAGCTGAATGTGCCTGCCACGTTCATGCTAGTAGCGCTGGACGAAGGCCCCGGCCCCCCCATCAAGTACCAGTACGCTGAACTGGGCAAGCTCTACACGGTGGTCTCTCAACTGGTCCGCTGCTGTGACGTATCATTGCGCATGCAGTCGTCAATCAATG GTAACCCCCCTCTGCCTAACCCCTACGGGGACACCAACCTGACAGCCCCGGTAATGCTGGTGCAGCAGCTTGTGGCTGAGATCCTGTTTGTGAGGACCAGCTATGTGAAGAAGATCATTGAGGACTGCAGCAACTCTGAGGAGACGGTGAAGCTTCTCCGCTTCAGCTGCTGGGAAAACCCCCAGTTTTCCTCCACTGTACTCAGTGAGCTACTGTGGCAG GTGGCATATTCCTATAACTATGAGTTGAGGCCTCACTTGGACTTGCTGCTACAAATCCTTCTCATTGAGGACTCCTGGCAGACTCACAG GATCCATAATGTTCTGAAGGGAATTCCCGATGACAGGGATGGTCTCTTTGACACCATCCAGCGTTCCAAAAACCACTATCAGAAACGGGCATACCAGTGCATCAAGTGTATGGTGGCCCTCTTCAGTAATTGCTCTGTGGCTTACCAGATCCTCCAG AGTAACGGTGATCTGAAACGAAAGTGGACGTGGGCTGTAGAGTGGCTCGGCGACGAGCTCGAGAGGCGGCCATACTCCGGCAACCCGCAGTACACGTACAACAACTGGTCACCTCCGGTCCAGAGCAATGAAACGTCCAACGGTTACTTCCTGGAGCGCTCGCACAGCGCACGCATGACTCTTGCCAAGGCCTGCGAACTTTGTCCTGAGGAG GAGCCAGATGAACAGGAAGCCCCTGACGATCAAGACTCTTCGCCGCCTGAGGACACTTCTTTGTACCCACACTCTCCTGGAACGACACAGTTTCAGCAG AACAACCACCCACATGGGCAGCCATACACTGGCCCCGCCGCGCAGCACATGAACAACCCTCAGCGCCCCGGCCCTGCCTCAGCTCCACCCCCGGGCCCCACGCAGGCTCCGACTCCAGTTCCAGCCCCAGGCCCCGGCGGCCCCAGCCCAGGCCCGAGAGCACAAGAGAATTCGGAGAGCACGGAAGAGATAGCCCCTGCCCCGACCCCAGCCCCCGCCTCCACCCCGGCTCCCGCCCTGCCTAAGGAATAA